One region of Microbacterium rhizosphaerae genomic DNA includes:
- a CDS encoding flavin monoamine oxidase family protein, which translates to MEHVDTIVVGAGVAGLTAARLLTKAGRRVVVLEARDRVGGRVWTDRADGVATDLGASWIHGIADSPVAAAAEAFGMRMTEFTVGGYQPDSRPIASYGPDGARLTDAEAAAFADDIHAVDATLLEVVAASAPDASYRDVTETAIARHDWDDERAQRVREYLEHRTEEQYGAWIEHLAAHGLDDDSIAGDEVVFPDGYDALPIALAQGLDIRLEHVVSRVDWGAGATVTTARGGFTADEVVITVPVGVLQSGEFVIAPALPEPVAGALGRLRMNAFEKVFLRFPAVFWDADVYAIRQQGPEGRRWHSWYDLTAVHGEPTLLTFAAGPAAIETRTWTPDQVAASVLEQLRRLFGDAVPEPTRIHLTAWQDDPFARGSYAYMTVGSTTADHDDLATPVGGVLHLAGEATWTDDPATVAAALLSGHRAAENITGRSIPIEELWSSRFS; encoded by the coding sequence ATGGAACACGTCGACACGATCGTGGTGGGCGCCGGCGTCGCCGGCCTGACCGCAGCCCGGCTGCTGACGAAGGCCGGGCGGCGCGTCGTCGTGCTGGAGGCCCGCGACCGCGTCGGCGGCCGCGTCTGGACGGACCGCGCCGACGGGGTCGCGACCGATCTCGGCGCCTCGTGGATCCACGGCATCGCCGACAGCCCGGTGGCCGCGGCCGCGGAGGCGTTCGGCATGCGGATGACGGAGTTCACGGTCGGCGGGTACCAGCCCGACAGCCGCCCGATCGCCTCCTACGGCCCGGACGGCGCGCGGCTGACGGATGCCGAGGCCGCGGCGTTCGCGGACGACATCCACGCCGTCGACGCCACGCTGCTCGAGGTGGTCGCCGCATCTGCGCCGGACGCGTCGTACCGCGACGTGACCGAGACGGCCATCGCACGACACGACTGGGACGACGAGCGGGCGCAGCGTGTGCGCGAGTACCTCGAGCACCGCACCGAGGAGCAATACGGCGCCTGGATCGAGCATCTGGCGGCCCACGGCCTCGACGACGACTCGATCGCCGGCGACGAGGTCGTCTTCCCCGATGGCTACGACGCGCTGCCGATCGCGCTGGCGCAGGGGCTCGACATCCGTCTCGAACACGTCGTGTCGCGCGTCGACTGGGGGGCCGGAGCGACCGTGACGACCGCCCGCGGCGGCTTCACGGCGGACGAGGTCGTGATCACCGTGCCGGTGGGCGTGCTGCAGTCCGGCGAGTTCGTGATCGCGCCCGCGCTGCCAGAGCCGGTCGCCGGCGCTCTCGGCAGGCTGAGGATGAACGCCTTCGAGAAGGTCTTCCTGCGGTTCCCGGCGGTCTTCTGGGACGCCGACGTCTACGCGATCCGCCAACAGGGGCCCGAGGGGCGTCGGTGGCACTCGTGGTACGACCTGACAGCGGTGCACGGCGAGCCGACGCTGCTGACGTTCGCCGCCGGTCCCGCGGCGATCGAGACGCGCACGTGGACACCGGATCAGGTGGCCGCCTCCGTGCTCGAGCAGCTGCGCCGGCTGTTCGGGGATGCGGTGCCGGAGCCGACGCGCATCCACCTCACGGCCTGGCAGGACGACCCGTTCGCCCGGGGCTCCTACGCCTACATGACGGTGGGTTCGACGACCGCCGATCACGATGATCTCGCCACCCCGGTCGGAGGAGTCCTGCACCTCGCCGGAGAGGCGACGTGGACCGACGATCCCGCAACCGTCGCGGCGGCGCTGCTCTCGGGACACCGGGCGGCGGAGAACATCACAGGGCGCAGCATCCCGATCGAAGAGCTGTGGTCCTCTCGCTTTAGTTGA
- a CDS encoding NADPH-dependent F420 reductase produces MSTVTVIGAGNMGSAIAGIAAKGGAAVQIVGRDERAAQLAAQVGGTAATVGDALTGDVVVLAVPYPALAELAGVYGAQLDGKVVVDISNPVDFETFDGLVVPADGSAAQELATLLPGARIVKAFNTNFAASLASGAVGDAPTRVILAGDDDEAKALVRGFVEAGGLAVADAGSLKRARELEAFGFLQMVLAVREQIAWTGGFAVVS; encoded by the coding sequence ATGAGCACAGTCACCGTCATCGGAGCGGGGAACATGGGATCGGCGATCGCGGGCATCGCGGCCAAGGGCGGCGCGGCCGTGCAGATCGTCGGTCGTGACGAGCGCGCCGCGCAGCTGGCGGCCCAGGTGGGCGGCACGGCGGCGACGGTCGGGGATGCCCTGACTGGCGATGTGGTCGTCCTGGCGGTGCCGTACCCCGCCCTCGCCGAGCTCGCGGGCGTCTACGGCGCGCAGCTCGACGGCAAGGTCGTCGTGGACATCTCGAACCCGGTCGACTTCGAGACGTTCGACGGGCTCGTCGTCCCGGCCGACGGCTCCGCCGCGCAGGAGCTCGCAACGCTCCTTCCGGGCGCCCGCATCGTGAAGGCGTTCAACACCAACTTCGCGGCATCCCTCGCCAGCGGCGCTGTCGGTGACGCGCCCACGCGCGTGATCCTCGCGGGCGACGACGACGAGGCCAAGGCGCTCGTCCGCGGCTTCGTCGAGGCGGGCGGCCTCGCCGTGGCGGATGCCGGCTCCCTGAAGCGCGCTCGCGAGCTCGAGGCGTTCGGCTTCCTGCAGATGGTGCTCGCCGTGCGCGAGCAGATCGCCTGGACCGGCGGATTCGCGGTCGTCTCCTGA
- a CDS encoding MarR family winged helix-turn-helix transcriptional regulator, producing MSFQVPRMDALESRAWLAIIGTAELLPAALDAQLQTEGDMTHFEFMVLTALRQTGPMRMTQLAAAANATLPRLSKVVTRLETRGLVERASGEGDGRAVSVSLTGDGRRALVRATPGHIERVRELVIDRLTAEQLEAVASALEPVVEALDPHHRFGPAAR from the coding sequence ATGTCTTTCCAGGTGCCCCGGATGGACGCGCTCGAGTCGCGAGCGTGGCTCGCGATCATCGGCACCGCCGAACTCCTGCCGGCGGCCCTCGACGCGCAGCTGCAGACCGAGGGCGACATGACCCACTTCGAGTTCATGGTGCTGACGGCGCTCCGCCAGACCGGCCCGATGCGGATGACGCAGCTCGCCGCGGCCGCGAACGCGACGCTCCCCCGCCTGTCGAAGGTCGTCACGCGCCTCGAGACCCGCGGGCTCGTCGAGCGGGCGAGCGGGGAGGGCGACGGGCGCGCCGTGTCCGTGTCGCTGACCGGCGACGGGCGCCGCGCGCTCGTGCGCGCGACGCCCGGTCACATCGAGCGCGTGCGGGAATTGGTGATCGACCGGCTCACCGCCGAGCAGCTGGAGGCCGTGGCATCCGCCCTTGAACCGGTCGTCGAGGCGCTCGACCCGCACCACCGTTTCGGGCCCGCCGCACGCTGA
- a CDS encoding NAD(P)H-binding protein: MTILITGATGAVGRHVIATLVGSGEPVRALTRDPQRAALIAGVDVVAGDMTDATTLDGRVFDGVDRAFVFPSDGVDTFVGAASAAGVDRFVVLSSLAAAEEFPRDHGSASQVHHAAVEAAVTSRTDVWTILRPGTFANNLLSWAYAISAGYPIRAPYVQSAQAPIHEADVADAIVAALRSDEWVGQAIAITGPEALTRVEQVAAIAEAIGRSIPLVEITPDEFRAEAAEFIPTPIVSMLLDYWRDTLATPDRVRPVTPLTGHPGRTLAQWARDHRAEFGAA; encoded by the coding sequence ATGACCATCCTCATCACCGGCGCCACGGGCGCCGTCGGCCGTCACGTGATCGCCACCCTCGTCGGCTCGGGCGAGCCGGTGCGCGCGCTCACCCGCGATCCGCAGCGGGCCGCCCTGATCGCAGGCGTCGACGTCGTGGCGGGTGACATGACGGATGCCACCACGCTCGACGGCCGGGTCTTCGACGGTGTCGACCGCGCGTTCGTGTTCCCGTCCGACGGCGTCGACACCTTCGTCGGGGCCGCTTCAGCGGCGGGTGTCGACAGGTTCGTCGTCCTCTCGTCGCTCGCCGCCGCGGAGGAGTTCCCGCGCGACCATGGCTCGGCGAGCCAGGTGCACCACGCCGCCGTCGAGGCCGCCGTGACCTCGCGCACGGACGTCTGGACGATCCTGCGGCCGGGCACGTTCGCCAACAATCTGCTGTCCTGGGCGTACGCCATCTCGGCCGGCTACCCGATCCGAGCGCCGTACGTGCAGTCGGCGCAGGCGCCGATCCATGAGGCCGACGTCGCGGACGCGATCGTCGCGGCCCTGCGGTCGGACGAGTGGGTCGGCCAGGCCATCGCGATCACCGGCCCCGAGGCGCTCACGCGGGTCGAGCAGGTCGCGGCGATCGCGGAGGCGATCGGGCGCAGCATCCCGCTCGTCGAGATCACGCCCGACGAGTTCCGCGCCGAGGCGGCGGAGTTCATCCCGACGCCGATCGTCAGCATGCTCCTCGATTACTGGAGGGATACCCTCGCGACCCCTGACCGGGTGCGTCCGGTCACACCTCTGACGGGGCATCCCGGCCGCACGCTCGCGCAGTGGGCGCGCGACCACCGCGCGGAGTTCGGGGCGGCCTGA
- a CDS encoding helix-turn-helix transcriptional regulator, protein MSETSPTSRALQLLELLQARRFWPGPELAERLGVTERTLRRDVDRLRAIGYSVAARRGPDGGYELSTGTELPPLVFTPDEAMALAAAAASAAAGGTSGEVTLTALAKLEQVMPQGARGRVRALRAAVSLGAAPDTPPLDASVLAALALACRDGERMRLRHVSGPSTSGEGDGEESTRRVEPVALVPRHGRWYLVCWDLDREDWRVLRVDRIRRADATGLRFTPRRVPGGDAAAFVEERMRAQPLHAATIRIAAPITDVTARMAGYARDFSPVAGDAQATDWRIADVRLEVLAGALLWLVWPFRVLDSPELSALLRERSARFAAAAD, encoded by the coding sequence ATGTCCGAAACCTCTCCGACGAGCCGCGCCCTGCAGCTGCTCGAGCTGCTGCAGGCGCGCCGATTCTGGCCGGGTCCGGAGCTGGCTGAGCGCCTCGGCGTCACCGAGCGAACCCTCCGGCGCGATGTCGACCGGCTGCGCGCGATCGGCTACAGCGTCGCGGCGCGCCGAGGCCCCGATGGCGGCTACGAGCTCTCCACGGGAACGGAGCTCCCGCCCCTCGTCTTCACACCCGACGAGGCGATGGCGCTCGCCGCGGCGGCCGCTTCGGCCGCAGCGGGCGGGACGAGCGGCGAGGTGACGCTCACCGCACTGGCGAAGCTCGAGCAGGTCATGCCGCAAGGCGCGCGCGGCCGGGTACGGGCGCTGCGGGCTGCCGTGTCACTCGGAGCCGCACCGGACACGCCTCCGCTCGACGCGTCCGTCCTCGCCGCGCTCGCGCTCGCGTGTCGTGACGGGGAGCGGATGCGGCTGCGTCATGTCTCCGGCCCGTCGACGTCCGGTGAGGGGGACGGCGAGGAGAGCACACGTCGCGTCGAACCCGTCGCGCTCGTCCCGCGGCACGGCCGCTGGTACCTCGTCTGCTGGGACCTCGACCGCGAGGACTGGCGCGTGCTGCGGGTCGACCGCATCCGTCGCGCCGACGCCACCGGGCTGCGCTTCACACCCCGTCGCGTGCCGGGCGGAGACGCGGCGGCGTTCGTCGAGGAGAGGATGCGGGCCCAGCCGCTGCACGCGGCGACCATCCGCATCGCGGCGCCGATCACCGACGTCACGGCACGGATGGCCGGGTACGCCCGCGACTTCTCCCCTGTCGCCGGCGACGCGCAGGCCACGGACTGGCGCATCGCGGACGTCCGGCTCGAAGTGCTCGCCGGCGCCCTGCTCTGGCTCGTGTGGCCGTTCCGGGTGCTCGACTCGCCGGAGCTGTCGGCCCTTCTGCGCGAGCGCTCCGCGCGCTTCGCCGCCGCTGCCGACTGA
- a CDS encoding MFS transporter, whose translation MADARTQRLVLLIAILASFVAFLDGTVVNVALPAMQRELGGGMVTQQWVVDAYFITLGSLILVAGSLSDVFGRIVIMRVGLVIFGAASVAIFLAPDPLFLVICRAIQGVGGAFLVPSSLALITTYFRGPAQARAIGIWTAATTAALLVGPVMGGLFVDFLTWRLVFLINVVPIAVTLWLLAILRERDVRKPGSRVDWGGAALCTIGLGGTVYAFIEQGNLGWSSPAIWGSMTIGILALIGFIVRQATAKQPMMPLELYRVRNFSAGNITTLFVYGALALNGLVVTVYLQQGAHLSATLAGLTTIPVTIIMISLSSLIGGLSGRWGPRMFMTIGPALMAVGFALLLTVSENFDYWTQVLPSTILTGLGLVITVAPLTSAILGSIDPARSGIASAVNNAVARIAGLICIALLGVITSGVLDLAGFHRVAVFTAVLMAAGAVTSFIGIRNPVHAAAGQASPNGEQPAAGKASPTEQPAAERPATGGSVPES comes from the coding sequence ATGGCCGACGCTCGCACACAGCGGCTGGTGCTGCTCATCGCCATCCTCGCGTCGTTCGTGGCGTTCCTCGACGGCACGGTCGTCAACGTCGCCCTTCCGGCGATGCAGCGGGAACTCGGCGGCGGCATGGTCACCCAGCAGTGGGTGGTGGATGCCTACTTCATCACCCTCGGGTCGCTCATCCTCGTCGCAGGCTCGCTCAGCGACGTGTTCGGCCGCATCGTCATCATGCGGGTCGGCCTCGTGATCTTCGGCGCGGCATCGGTGGCGATCTTCCTGGCCCCCGATCCGCTGTTCCTCGTGATCTGCCGTGCGATCCAGGGTGTCGGCGGGGCCTTCCTCGTCCCGAGCTCGCTGGCGCTCATCACGACGTACTTCCGCGGCCCCGCGCAGGCGCGCGCGATCGGAATCTGGACGGCTGCGACCACAGCCGCGCTCCTGGTCGGCCCCGTGATGGGCGGCCTGTTCGTGGACTTCCTGACCTGGCGCCTGGTCTTCCTCATCAACGTGGTGCCGATCGCGGTGACGCTGTGGCTGCTCGCCATCCTCCGCGAGCGTGACGTGCGCAAGCCGGGATCGAGGGTCGACTGGGGCGGTGCAGCACTGTGCACGATCGGCCTCGGAGGGACCGTCTACGCGTTCATCGAGCAAGGGAACCTCGGATGGAGCAGCCCGGCGATCTGGGGATCGATGACCATCGGCATCTTGGCGCTGATCGGCTTCATCGTGCGCCAGGCGACGGCCAAGCAGCCGATGATGCCTCTCGAGCTGTACCGGGTGCGGAACTTCTCCGCGGGCAACATCACGACGCTCTTCGTTTACGGCGCGCTGGCGCTGAACGGCCTCGTCGTGACCGTGTACCTGCAGCAGGGCGCCCACCTGTCGGCGACCCTTGCGGGGCTGACGACGATCCCGGTCACGATCATCATGATCTCGCTGAGCTCGCTGATCGGCGGCTTGAGCGGTCGGTGGGGGCCGCGCATGTTCATGACCATCGGGCCCGCCCTCATGGCCGTCGGGTTCGCACTCCTGCTCACGGTCTCGGAGAACTTCGACTACTGGACCCAGGTGCTGCCCAGCACGATCCTGACCGGTCTCGGCCTCGTCATCACGGTGGCACCGCTCACGTCGGCGATCCTCGGCTCGATCGACCCGGCGCGCTCCGGCATCGCGTCGGCCGTCAACAACGCCGTCGCGCGCATCGCGGGCCTCATCTGCATCGCTCTGCTGGGCGTCATCACCAGTGGAGTGCTCGACCTGGCCGGCTTCCATCGTGTGGCCGTGTTCACCGCCGTGCTCATGGCGGCCGGCGCCGTGACGTCGTTCATCGGAATCCGCAATCCGGTGCATGCCGCAGCCGGCCAGGCATCCCCCAATGGGGAGCAGCCCGCAGCCGGCAAGGCATCCCCCACAGAGCAGCCCGCTGCCGAGCGTCCGGCGACCGGGGGCTCCGTCCCCGAGAGCTGA
- a CDS encoding HNH endonuclease signature motif containing protein, translating to MFYIVALMVPLVMRFFFELERQVDILRAALGDEVDAAACPAAVLLLTDDAVIRVLEAATALVKAGEAVRIAAAGVAAGRSPRAAGHQGLAQTRGHRSPVALVQEITGSTRADAAKHVRLGQALLHAGLVDAESRIDSAAASPTDSEIPGTPSIPGSERPWHAALSDAMMRGTITSTQQDVILRGLGEPPSCDTPAACVGDDGARTDGDVCNEHRGASARHAWAAAAEQLIDEASTRTAEELGKAARTIRDMLDPEGAQRRFDERFEGRSFHTWTDGDGIHHGSIRFDDLGHAWLRAVQDTALRPRRGGPRFVDPDEKAKADELAADPRTNDQLAYDLLLDTLRAGSLADAATVFGTRQAGVRVIITADALRRADGSTRDTERSADDLGADAGIAVLEEGGTLPAWLARQQACSIGSVECALDGSGNPLYLGREVRTFSSKQNIALAIRDGGCRWPGCDRPPAYGEAHHIDRWVDGGRTDIDRGILLCRFHHMNLHHGGWRITRHGPGPFLLHPPRGADPIVLGTPIERRYVYGDLQPPPLRFRPAA from the coding sequence ATGTTCTATATCGTAGCGCTCATGGTACCTTTAGTTATGCGATTCTTCTTCGAGCTTGAGCGTCAGGTCGACATCCTGCGCGCAGCCCTCGGAGACGAGGTGGATGCGGCGGCTTGCCCCGCGGCAGTGCTGCTCCTGACCGACGACGCGGTCATCCGCGTGTTGGAAGCGGCAACGGCGCTCGTGAAGGCCGGAGAGGCGGTGAGGATCGCTGCCGCCGGTGTGGCCGCCGGCCGCTCCCCTCGCGCTGCGGGGCACCAGGGTCTCGCACAGACCCGGGGCCATCGCTCCCCCGTCGCGCTCGTGCAGGAGATCACCGGGTCGACGCGCGCGGACGCCGCCAAGCACGTGCGTCTTGGGCAAGCACTCCTGCATGCGGGACTCGTGGATGCGGAGAGCCGAATCGATTCCGCGGCCGCATCGCCGACCGACTCCGAGATTCCTGGCACGCCTTCCATTCCCGGGAGCGAACGGCCATGGCATGCCGCCCTGAGCGACGCGATGATGCGCGGAACGATCACCTCGACTCAACAGGACGTGATCTTGCGGGGACTGGGCGAGCCGCCCTCGTGCGACACCCCCGCCGCCTGCGTGGGCGATGACGGCGCCCGCACCGATGGAGACGTGTGCAACGAGCACCGGGGCGCCTCCGCACGGCATGCCTGGGCCGCCGCCGCGGAACAGCTCATCGACGAGGCGTCCACACGGACGGCCGAGGAGTTGGGCAAGGCTGCGCGCACGATCCGCGACATGCTCGATCCCGAAGGCGCGCAGCGCCGGTTCGACGAGCGGTTCGAGGGGCGCTCCTTCCACACCTGGACGGATGGGGACGGCATCCATCACGGGTCGATCAGGTTCGACGACCTCGGCCATGCGTGGCTTCGTGCCGTCCAGGACACCGCCCTGCGGCCGCGTCGAGGAGGACCGCGTTTCGTCGACCCCGACGAGAAGGCGAAGGCCGACGAACTCGCAGCAGATCCGCGCACGAACGACCAGCTCGCCTACGACCTCCTGTTGGACACGCTTCGCGCCGGCTCCCTCGCCGATGCCGCCACCGTCTTCGGAACGCGCCAGGCGGGCGTCCGAGTCATCATCACTGCCGACGCCCTCAGAAGAGCGGACGGGAGCACCCGCGATACCGAGCGCTCCGCCGACGACCTCGGAGCAGATGCGGGAATCGCTGTGCTCGAAGAAGGTGGAACGCTCCCCGCCTGGCTCGCACGGCAGCAGGCCTGCAGCATCGGGAGCGTCGAATGCGCGCTGGACGGGTCCGGCAACCCCCTCTACCTCGGTCGAGAGGTCCGAACGTTCTCATCGAAACAGAACATCGCGCTCGCTATCCGGGACGGCGGATGCCGGTGGCCCGGCTGCGACCGACCACCCGCGTATGGCGAGGCCCACCACATCGACCGATGGGTCGACGGCGGCCGCACGGATATTGACCGGGGCATTCTGCTCTGCAGGTTCCACCACATGAATCTGCACCACGGCGGCTGGCGCATCACCCGGCATGGACCGGGGCCCTTCCTTCTGCATCCGCCCCGCGGAGCGGATCCGATCGTGCTCGGCACACCGATCGAGCGGCGATACGTCTACGGCGATCTTCAACCACCGCCCCTCCGATTCCGGCCGGCCGCATGA
- a CDS encoding acyl-CoA dehydrogenase family protein has protein sequence MDFQFDDRTIEVREALLDFMHERVEPAEHTFRRQLAELEDRWAWDSAPILRELRAEAQARGLWNLFLPGDGGAGLTNLQYAPLAEITGRLPALAPAVVNCAAPDTGNMEVLSEFGTDEQQRRWLEPLLWGKIRSAFAMTEPDVASSDATNIETSIVRDGGHYVINGRKWYITGAMNPNAAIFIVMGKTDAAAERHRQQSQILVPRDTPGLTVVRGMQVFGYDDHEHGGHAEVLFEDVRVPASNLIAGEGMGFAIAQARLGPGRIHHCMRAIGMAERVIELMCERADSRVAFGRALSEQGVVRDWIADARVHVEQLRLLVLKTAWLMDTVGNRGAHTEIQAIKIATPKVVQGILDDAIQLFGAGGVSQDFPLAEMHAAIRTLRLADGPDEVHKNSLARMELRRQAEARDRIG, from the coding sequence ATGGACTTCCAGTTCGACGACCGCACGATCGAGGTGCGGGAGGCGCTGCTCGACTTCATGCACGAGCGCGTGGAGCCCGCCGAGCACACGTTCCGCCGCCAGCTCGCGGAGCTGGAAGACCGGTGGGCGTGGGACTCCGCGCCCATCCTGCGGGAGCTGCGGGCCGAGGCGCAGGCGCGAGGCTTGTGGAACCTCTTCCTGCCCGGCGACGGGGGCGCCGGGCTCACGAATCTCCAGTACGCGCCGCTGGCGGAGATCACGGGGAGGCTGCCGGCACTGGCCCCCGCCGTGGTCAACTGCGCGGCGCCCGACACCGGCAACATGGAAGTGCTCAGCGAGTTCGGCACCGACGAGCAGCAGCGGCGGTGGCTCGAGCCGCTGCTGTGGGGGAAGATCCGCTCCGCGTTCGCGATGACGGAGCCCGATGTCGCCTCGTCGGATGCGACGAACATCGAGACCTCGATCGTCCGAGACGGCGGCCATTACGTGATCAACGGTCGCAAGTGGTACATCACCGGCGCCATGAATCCGAATGCGGCGATCTTCATCGTGATGGGCAAGACGGATGCGGCGGCCGAGCGGCACCGGCAGCAGTCGCAGATCCTCGTGCCGCGCGATACGCCGGGACTGACGGTGGTGCGCGGGATGCAGGTGTTCGGCTACGACGACCACGAGCACGGCGGGCATGCCGAGGTGCTGTTCGAGGACGTCCGCGTCCCGGCGTCGAATCTCATCGCGGGCGAGGGGATGGGGTTCGCGATCGCGCAGGCGAGGCTCGGGCCGGGACGGATCCACCACTGCATGCGTGCGATCGGGATGGCCGAGCGGGTGATCGAGCTGATGTGCGAGCGGGCGGACAGTCGCGTCGCCTTCGGCCGCGCGCTGTCGGAGCAAGGGGTCGTCCGGGACTGGATCGCCGACGCCCGCGTCCACGTCGAGCAGCTGCGGCTGCTCGTTCTGAAGACCGCATGGCTCATGGACACGGTCGGCAATCGCGGTGCGCACACCGAGATCCAGGCGATCAAGATCGCGACCCCGAAGGTGGTGCAGGGCATCCTGGACGACGCGATCCAGCTGTTCGGGGCCGGCGGGGTCTCGCAGGACTTCCCGCTCGCAGAGATGCACGCCGCGATCCGCACGCTGCGCCTGGCCGATGGCCCCGACGAGGTCCACAAGAACTCGCTCGCCCGGATGGAGCTGCGCCGCCAGGCGGAGGCGCGCGACCGCATCGGCTGA